A region of Marnyiella aurantia DNA encodes the following proteins:
- a CDS encoding DUF4129 domain-containing protein, which yields MKVSFIFFYVFFTFSALSAQEPVTGSTEIDSIIIDRRAGIPTADSLLRGQSVTDNVVFPKEFPKDYRKKYSDPEFDYSSVNPRESVWQQFLKKIDEILDYLFGEMNPGKAMGITGVIIRILAIGLIAFLLYFLLRFLISRYGIFYKEKNQKVIIYGTELQENIHEINFEETIRSYELQGDFRSAVRYRFLKVLKMLTDRNAIHWNPEKTNRDYVSEISDPGLRQHFTDLVYIFDNVWYGEFSIDESNYKQFRAKFDLVIH from the coding sequence ATGAAGGTTAGTTTCATATTCTTTTATGTCTTTTTTACCTTCTCTGCGCTGTCTGCGCAGGAACCGGTCACCGGTAGTACGGAAATTGACTCGATAATTATTGACCGCCGCGCAGGTATTCCTACGGCAGATTCTCTGTTGCGTGGTCAGTCGGTCACCGATAATGTAGTTTTTCCAAAAGAGTTTCCGAAAGATTACAGAAAGAAATATTCAGATCCGGAATTTGATTATTCTTCAGTAAACCCGCGTGAGTCTGTATGGCAGCAATTCCTGAAGAAAATAGACGAAATTTTAGATTATCTTTTTGGAGAAATGAATCCCGGCAAGGCCATGGGAATTACAGGGGTCATTATACGCATCCTGGCCATTGGCCTGATCGCATTTTTGCTCTATTTTTTATTGCGTTTCCTGATTTCAAGGTATGGCATTTTTTATAAGGAGAAAAATCAGAAGGTGATCATTTACGGCACTGAACTGCAGGAGAATATTCATGAAATCAATTTTGAGGAAACCATTCGCAGTTATGAGCTACAGGGCGATTTTCGGTCGGCTGTACGGTACAGATTTTTAAAAGTACTTAAAATGTTGACTGACAGAAATGCAATCCACTGGAATCCGGAAAAAACCAACCGCGACTATGTTTCAGAAATTTCTGATCCTGGGCTTAGGCAGCATTTTACGGACCTGGTTTATATTTTTGATAATGTCTGGTATGGCGAATTCAGCATTGATGAAAGCAACTATAAGCAGTTCAGGGCGAAGTTTGACCTGGTAATTCATTAA
- a CDS encoding DUF58 domain-containing protein yields MKNLYINTRFYMALLAVGSLYVLAFFLPLLLWFAHALLIACILALASDIFLLFAKENAVVGHRTLPEKLSNGDRNEIRVSVKNNYPVAVSVNIIDEIPFQFQKRDFLLTKSMKAGEDVTFQYPLVPKVRGSYHFGKLNVYVKSVLGLVSRRFKFQDGDSLPCYPSFIHLRKYELMALQNEFMMGGLKKIRKLGHTMEFEQIKDYVPGDDIRTINWKATGKRNQLMVNQYQDEKSQRIFLMIDKGRTMQMPFNGLSPLDYSVNAVMALSHIILKKNDRAGLMTFSRKTENKVAADNKSGQLRKISEALYQIETDFFESDFSRLYQDVKFTVGQRSLILLFTNFETLDAVNRQMKYLRGIAKNHLLVVVFFRNSELHDLIQTNPENMKDVYDQIIAEKLEFEKKLIMQELRKYGIYSVYTLPENLNIEVINKYLEIKARGLL; encoded by the coding sequence ATGAAGAACCTTTATATCAATACCCGTTTTTATATGGCACTCCTGGCTGTGGGATCACTTTATGTACTGGCGTTTTTTTTGCCTCTACTGCTCTGGTTCGCTCATGCCTTGCTTATAGCTTGTATATTGGCACTGGCCAGCGATATCTTTTTGCTTTTTGCAAAAGAAAATGCGGTGGTTGGTCACCGAACCCTTCCTGAAAAACTTTCCAATGGCGACCGGAATGAGATAAGAGTTAGTGTAAAGAATAATTATCCCGTTGCTGTGAGTGTGAATATCATTGACGAAATCCCTTTTCAGTTTCAGAAACGGGATTTCCTGCTAACTAAAAGTATGAAAGCGGGCGAAGATGTGACCTTTCAGTATCCACTAGTTCCCAAAGTCCGTGGTTCCTACCATTTCGGCAAACTTAATGTGTATGTAAAATCGGTACTGGGACTTGTTTCCAGAAGGTTTAAGTTTCAGGACGGAGACTCGCTTCCATGTTACCCTTCATTTATCCATTTGCGGAAATATGAACTGATGGCTCTCCAGAATGAGTTCATGATGGGAGGGCTTAAAAAAATCCGTAAGCTTGGCCATACTATGGAATTTGAGCAGATTAAGGATTATGTTCCGGGTGATGATATCCGGACCATTAACTGGAAGGCTACCGGAAAGCGAAACCAGCTGATGGTAAATCAGTATCAGGACGAAAAATCACAGCGGATATTTTTGATGATTGATAAGGGAAGAACAATGCAGATGCCTTTTAACGGGCTTAGTCCGCTGGATTATTCCGTAAATGCTGTCATGGCGCTCAGTCATATCATTCTGAAAAAAAATGACCGGGCAGGGCTTATGACTTTCAGCCGTAAAACGGAAAACAAAGTAGCAGCCGACAATAAATCCGGGCAGTTGCGTAAAATATCGGAAGCACTGTATCAAATCGAGACTGACTTCTTTGAAAGTGATTTCAGCAGATTGTATCAGGATGTAAAGTTTACCGTAGGGCAGCGTAGTCTGATCCTGCTTTTTACCAATTTTGAAACGTTGGATGCAGTTAACCGGCAAATGAAATACCTGCGGGGGATCGCCAAAAATCATTTACTTGTAGTGGTTTTTTTCCGGAACTCCGAACTGCATGACCTTATCCAGACAAATCCTGAAAATATGAAGGATGTTTATGACCAGATCATTGCAGAAAAACTGGAATTCGAAAAGAAACTGATTATGCAGGAACTGAGAAAATATGGTATATATTCCGTTTATACTCTTCCTGAAAATCTTAATATAGAGGTAATTAATAAATATCTGGAGATAAAGGCCAGAGGACTTCTTTAG
- a CDS encoding stage II sporulation protein M: MREVAFIKQNKEKWLGIEQVVDGKIKKNPDDLSSLYINLLNDLSFAQTYYPKSKTTVYLNHLSTRIFQRIYKTRRTEKNRLTYFFLTEVPLLVHQYRRFLGYAFLFFFLFTLIGMISTYYDKDFSKLILGEDYVNRTLENIKQENAVGVYQQGSNWGMMVYIIVNNLAVGAKLFVYGIFGGLGTVYVLMQNSIMVGTFQYFFHQQGALQESARGIWLHGIFEIFSMVVEAMAGLVLGASVLFPGTYSRFNSFKIGFKNSFKIFLSTVPFTVMAGVIEGYVTRYALEMPVVLNLIFILLSFSIISFYYLVYPYIVHRKLKIPANAIL; the protein is encoded by the coding sequence ATGAGGGAAGTGGCTTTTATTAAACAAAATAAAGAAAAATGGCTGGGAATTGAACAGGTTGTGGATGGAAAGATTAAAAAAAATCCAGACGACCTTTCTTCGCTGTACATTAATCTTCTGAATGACCTCTCATTTGCTCAAACCTACTACCCGAAAAGTAAAACTACCGTTTATCTTAATCATCTTTCCACGAGGATCTTTCAGAGAATCTACAAAACGAGACGAACCGAGAAAAACCGGCTCACCTATTTCTTCCTCACTGAAGTGCCGCTGCTGGTGCACCAGTACCGTAGATTTCTGGGTTATGCATTTCTGTTCTTTTTTCTATTTACCCTTATCGGCATGATATCCACCTATTATGACAAAGATTTTTCAAAACTCATTCTCGGTGAAGATTATGTGAACCGTACTCTTGAAAATATTAAGCAGGAAAATGCAGTGGGTGTGTATCAGCAGGGTTCCAACTGGGGGATGATGGTGTATATAATTGTCAATAATCTCGCTGTTGGTGCCAAACTCTTTGTTTACGGTATATTTGGAGGTTTGGGCACAGTGTACGTACTTATGCAGAATTCCATTATGGTGGGTACATTTCAGTATTTCTTTCATCAGCAGGGAGCGCTGCAGGAAAGTGCCCGCGGTATTTGGCTGCATGGCATATTCGAAATATTCAGCATGGTGGTTGAGGCAATGGCAGGCCTTGTTTTGGGGGCATCTGTACTTTTTCCGGGTACGTACTCACGCTTTAACTCTTTTAAAATAGGTTTTAAAAATTCATTCAAGATCTTTTTGAGTACAGTGCCGTTTACCGTCATGGCCGGTGTTATTGAGGGGTATGTGACCAGATATGCGCTGGAAATGCCTGTTGTTCTCAATCTGATATTTATATTGCTTTCCTTTTCCATCATATCCTTCTATTACCTGGTGTATCCGTACATCGTTCACCGAAAATTGAAAATACCTGCCAATGCAATTTTATAA
- a CDS encoding RDD family protein, giving the protein MSQIDITTSQNINIQYQVAGIGERIAAFLTDMIIKIAYLVVLYTVLGKFFNIETYFNSLDRASIIAIITMITLPMHLYTLVFESLMEGQTPGKRLLKIRVVKIDGYQASFGDYLIRWVFRLVDIMSNSGIVGLLSMIISKNNQRLGGIASGTAVISLKNKIGISHTILEHLDEGYAGTYPQVLALNDNDVRIIKETFQRAMKTHDRQIISAIADKIRETVKLEPDQIKQTEQQFIRTVIRDYSHYTGKEV; this is encoded by the coding sequence ATGTCTCAAATTGACATCACAACCTCACAAAATATCAATATTCAATACCAGGTGGCAGGTATTGGCGAAAGAATAGCCGCATTCCTGACCGACATGATCATCAAGATTGCCTATCTCGTTGTACTCTATACCGTTTTAGGCAAGTTTTTCAACATTGAAACCTATTTCAATTCATTGGACCGCGCGTCAATAATTGCTATAATTACAATGATCACGCTGCCTATGCATCTGTATACTCTTGTTTTTGAAAGTCTGATGGAAGGTCAGACACCCGGAAAACGGCTGTTAAAAATCAGGGTAGTGAAGATTGACGGTTACCAGGCTTCCTTCGGCGATTATCTGATACGGTGGGTATTCCGGTTAGTGGACATAATGAGCAATTCCGGTATTGTTGGGTTACTGTCTATGATCATCAGCAAAAATAACCAGCGGCTTGGAGGGATTGCCTCGGGAACAGCTGTCATTTCGCTTAAAAATAAGATTGGAATTTCGCATACAATTCTGGAGCATCTGGACGAAGGATATGCGGGTACTTATCCGCAGGTGCTTGCGCTTAACGATAATGATGTCCGCATTATTAAGGAAACTTTTCAACGCGCTATGAAAACCCATGACCGGCAGATTATATCGGCCATAGCAGACAAAATACGTGAAACAGTAAAACTGGAGCCTGACCAGATAAAGCAAACAGAACAGCAGTTTATCCGAACAGTGATCCGCGACTACAGTCACTATACCGGAAAAGAAGTCTGA
- a CDS encoding trehalase domain-containing protein, with amino-acid sequence MSGIFSDVNPPVHAWSTFRVYKIDEKINGRPDVPFLESVFQKLLLNFTWWVNRKDKNGNNVFGGGFLGLDNIGAFDRNMVFKNGDHLEQADGTSWMAMFALNMMRISMELSLHNPVYEDMAIKFFEHYLYIAEAMENIGDAKGGLWNEEDGFFYDVLQLNDGDSISLQLRSIVGLIPMFAVEIIDHEILEKLPNFTKRMDWILKNKPQLANLVSHWEVEGQGGKHLMSILRKTRLTRILKRMADENEFLSDFGIRSMSKVYAEEPFKFTVDGQDFTVRYTPAESDSRMFGGNSNWRGPIWFPINFLIVESLQRFFYYYGESLQIEYPANSGEMRNLDFVTTDLSRRLCSIFKRDERGERPFNGGDPLMNHNEHFRDYMLFHEYFNGDTGKGIGASHQTGWTATVAKLLQPTRTPKGKFS; translated from the coding sequence ATGAGTGGGATTTTCAGTGATGTAAATCCGCCCGTACACGCATGGTCTACTTTCCGCGTTTATAAGATCGATGAAAAAATAAACGGCCGTCCCGACGTCCCGTTTCTTGAAAGTGTGTTTCAGAAATTGCTGCTCAATTTTACGTGGTGGGTAAACAGGAAGGATAAAAACGGCAATAATGTATTTGGGGGAGGATTTCTGGGTCTTGATAATATTGGAGCCTTCGACAGAAACATGGTCTTTAAGAACGGTGACCATCTGGAACAGGCCGACGGTACCAGCTGGATGGCAATGTTTGCGCTCAATATGATGCGGATCTCAATGGAACTTTCGCTGCATAATCCGGTGTATGAGGATATGGCCATAAAGTTTTTTGAGCATTACCTCTACATCGCCGAAGCTATGGAGAATATAGGCGATGCCAAAGGCGGCCTCTGGAATGAGGAGGACGGCTTCTTCTACGACGTACTGCAACTCAATGACGGCGACTCCATTTCTCTGCAGTTAAGAAGTATTGTAGGTTTAATACCAATGTTCGCCGTAGAGATAATAGATCATGAGATTCTGGAGAAACTGCCCAACTTCACAAAAAGAATGGACTGGATCCTGAAAAACAAACCTCAGCTTGCAAACCTCGTGTCCCATTGGGAGGTAGAGGGACAGGGCGGCAAACACCTAATGAGCATCCTGCGTAAGACCAGACTTACACGAATCCTGAAAAGGATGGCTGATGAAAATGAATTCCTTTCCGATTTCGGAATCCGTTCTATGTCTAAGGTTTATGCTGAAGAGCCATTTAAATTTACTGTAGACGGTCAGGATTTCACAGTGCGTTACACGCCCGCTGAAAGTGACAGCCGCATGTTTGGCGGCAACAGCAACTGGCGGGGACCGATTTGGTTTCCTATAAATTTCCTCATTGTGGAAAGCCTGCAGCGCTTCTTTTACTATTATGGTGAGAGTCTGCAGATTGAATATCCCGCAAATAGTGGCGAGATGCGCAATCTGGACTTTGTGACCACGGACCTCAGCCGCCGCCTCTGCTCCATCTTCAAAAGGGATGAGAGAGGTGAACGCCCCTTCAATGGTGGCGACCCTCTAATGAACCACAACGAGCATTTCCGGGATTATATGCTTTTCCACGAATATTTTAACGGTGATACCGGTAAAGGCATCGGTGCATCACATCAAACCGGCTGGACCGCTACAGTAGCAAAGCTCCTGCAGCCTACGCGCACACCAAAAGGAAAATTTTCCTGA
- a CDS encoding AAA family ATPase: MQNTDMNNTPESPAEFRPRIDLQHLHHSVNLVKDEIGKVIVGQESMIEHLIAALLANGHVLIEGVPGVAKTITAKLLSKTIDVDFSRIQFTPDLMPSDILGSSVFNAKTTEFEFRKGPIFSSFILIDEINRSPAKTQSALFEVMEERQITMDGIRYEMEQPFLVIATQNPIEHEGTYRLPEAQLDRFLFKVNVGYPDLQQEIAIITNEHSNRLADKTDAVEQVVSAAELKSFQELVRNIVVEAHLLEYIANIIVNTRENPFLYLGASPRAGLALLAASKSFAAIRGRDFVTPEDIKEASFGVLRHRVMVSPEREMEGLTADEIVRQILESIEIPR; the protein is encoded by the coding sequence ATGCAAAATACAGATATGAATAATACGCCTGAGTCCCCGGCAGAATTCCGTCCGAGGATAGACCTTCAGCATTTGCACCATAGTGTGAATTTGGTTAAAGATGAAATTGGAAAAGTAATTGTCGGTCAGGAAAGTATGATTGAGCATCTTATAGCCGCACTTCTTGCCAATGGTCATGTACTGATTGAAGGTGTGCCTGGAGTTGCCAAGACAATTACTGCCAAGCTGCTGTCCAAAACAATTGATGTAGATTTCAGCCGGATACAGTTTACACCGGATCTCATGCCTTCTGATATTTTGGGCTCGTCTGTCTTCAACGCAAAAACCACCGAGTTTGAGTTCAGGAAAGGGCCCATTTTCTCCAGTTTCATTCTGATAGATGAGATTAACCGCTCACCGGCCAAGACACAGTCGGCTCTGTTTGAGGTGATGGAGGAAAGGCAGATTACGATGGACGGTATCCGTTATGAGATGGAGCAGCCTTTTTTGGTTATAGCTACGCAAAACCCAATCGAACACGAAGGTACTTACCGTTTGCCGGAAGCTCAGCTGGACCGCTTCCTTTTTAAGGTGAATGTGGGCTATCCGGATTTGCAGCAGGAGATAGCAATCATTACAAATGAGCATTCCAACAGACTGGCCGACAAAACAGACGCTGTGGAACAGGTAGTGAGTGCTGCCGAGCTGAAAAGTTTTCAGGAACTGGTACGGAATATCGTTGTGGAAGCTCACCTGCTGGAATACATCGCCAATATAATCGTAAATACACGTGAGAACCCATTCCTGTACCTTGGTGCTTCGCCAAGGGCGGGATTAGCGTTGCTGGCCGCATCCAAGTCATTCGCAGCTATCCGCGGAAGGGACTTTGTAACGCCTGAGGATATAAAAGAAGCAAGTTTTGGAGTGCTCCGTCACAGAGTGATGGTATCGCCTGAGCGTGAAATGGAGGGTCTGACAGCAGATGAGATTGTGAGGCAGATACTGGAATCCATTGAGATCCCCAGATAA
- the folE gene encoding GTP cyclohydrolase I FolE, whose protein sequence is MNDLSDNDDDIFSGREHTPLRDDAFEKSPEEKVEIIKHHFHQIMETLGMDMTDDSLKDSPGRVAKMYVNEIFGGLLPENRPGISTFSNKYKYRQMLVEKDITVYSFCEHHFLPIIGKAHVAYISNGEVIGLSKINRIVDYYAKRPQVQERLTMQIVSALKEGLGTKDVACIIDAKHLCVNCRGIKDTASSTITAELSGIFRTNPITRQEFLHYVGTHAKFD, encoded by the coding sequence ATGAACGATTTGAGTGATAATGATGATGATATTTTTTCGGGACGCGAGCATACACCGCTGCGGGACGATGCTTTTGAAAAATCTCCGGAAGAAAAGGTGGAGATAATCAAGCACCATTTTCATCAGATTATGGAAACTTTGGGGATGGATATGACTGATGATTCGCTGAAGGATTCGCCTGGCCGTGTGGCAAAGATGTATGTAAATGAAATCTTTGGTGGCCTTTTGCCGGAAAACAGACCCGGAATCTCCACTTTCTCCAATAAATACAAATACCGCCAGATGCTGGTGGAAAAGGATATCACCGTGTATTCATTTTGCGAACACCATTTTTTGCCAATCATTGGTAAGGCTCATGTGGCTTATATCTCTAACGGTGAAGTAATTGGCCTATCCAAAATAAACAGGATAGTGGATTATTATGCCAAGCGCCCGCAGGTTCAGGAACGTCTGACGATGCAGATTGTATCAGCTCTCAAGGAAGGGTTGGGTACAAAGGATGTGGCATGTATTATTGATGCGAAACACCTGTGCGTGAACTGCCGCGGTATTAAGGATACCGCAAGTTCAACGATTACGGCGGAACTGAGCGGAATTTTCCGTACTAATCCAATCACAAGACAGGAATTCCTGCATTACGTAGGAACGCACGCTAAATTCGACTAA
- a CDS encoding DUF4013 domain-containing protein — MQFYKTRDFSALITDTFGFFKEHGRNYFRNWLLLNGPLLILLVVLFIIGYRELFSQIAGATGDGNSFLLQEYFLENQLVLSLSLVAVFIIFLAASIISYTFPVLYMKRLSETGTTDIKADEILSDLRNNVSRFALFFLGMLFVIAPIFLVVFGISYALMIIIIGFFMLLFLMPLAMNVINFLLFHYFNTGQGFFESLSYAFRSQFSYANNRNKSPLWKYWGSTFIMYLIINVVTTVFTMIPMLIMMFRILAAADAGSGVDPQNPFGGSMGIILFITYGVSILVSFILMNLILVNGGLMYYDSRTDLHRTVDLSEIDAIGRDEG; from the coding sequence ATGCAATTTTATAAAACAAGAGACTTCAGTGCACTCATTACAGATACCTTTGGCTTTTTTAAAGAGCATGGCAGAAACTACTTCCGAAACTGGCTTCTGCTGAACGGACCGCTGCTTATCCTCCTGGTGGTGTTATTTATTATTGGTTACAGAGAGCTGTTTTCTCAAATTGCCGGTGCCACGGGAGATGGTAACAGTTTCCTGCTGCAAGAGTATTTTCTGGAAAACCAGCTTGTGCTCAGTCTTTCTTTGGTAGCGGTATTTATAATTTTTCTTGCTGCCAGCATCATTAGCTACACCTTTCCGGTTCTCTATATGAAAAGACTAAGTGAGACGGGAACCACAGATATCAAAGCAGATGAAATCCTGTCTGACCTAAGAAATAACGTCTCCAGGTTCGCCCTGTTTTTCCTGGGCATGCTGTTCGTCATTGCGCCGATTTTTTTAGTGGTTTTTGGTATTTCTTATGCGCTGATGATTATCATCATCGGTTTCTTTATGTTACTGTTTCTGATGCCGCTGGCAATGAATGTGATCAATTTCCTGCTGTTCCACTATTTTAATACAGGACAGGGTTTCTTTGAGTCACTGAGCTATGCTTTTCGCTCCCAGTTCAGCTATGCCAATAACAGAAATAAATCACCATTATGGAAATACTGGGGCTCCACTTTTATAATGTATCTGATCATAAACGTGGTAACTACCGTATTTACGATGATACCAATGCTAATTATGATGTTCCGTATTTTGGCAGCAGCAGATGCCGGCAGTGGGGTAGATCCTCAAAATCCTTTTGGAGGAAGCATGGGAATTATCCTCTTCATAACCTACGGAGTTTCAATCCTGGTATCGTTTATACTGATGAATCTGATCCTGGTTAATGGGGGATTGATGTATTATGACAGCAGGACCGATCTGCACCGCACGGTAGACCTATCTGAAATTGATGCAATAGGACGCGATGAAGGTTAG
- a CDS encoding OsmC family protein: protein MKIRLNRINEDYLFECTNAAGNTILLDNTSQPDAKGVSPMESLLMAVAACSGIDMVSILKKQRQEITDFSAEVEGERIQVDEAKPFKDIKVKFMLEGIIDPAKALRAAELSFQKYCSVSKTLEPNVTVTYEVTVNGEAV, encoded by the coding sequence ATGAAGATAAGATTAAACAGAATTAACGAAGATTATCTATTTGAATGTACCAATGCAGCAGGAAACACGATTCTTTTGGACAATACTTCGCAACCCGATGCGAAAGGTGTTTCACCCATGGAGAGTTTGCTTATGGCCGTAGCGGCCTGCAGCGGAATAGACATGGTAAGCATTCTGAAAAAGCAAAGGCAGGAAATCACGGACTTCTCTGCTGAGGTAGAAGGTGAACGAATTCAGGTTGATGAGGCTAAGCCCTTCAAAGACATCAAGGTGAAATTTATGCTGGAAGGTATTATAGATCCGGCCAAAGCATTGCGGGCAGCAGAACTCTCCTTTCAGAAATACTGCTCGGTTTCCAAAACCCTGGAGCCTAATGTGACTGTGACCTACGAAGTCACCGTAAACGGAGAAGCGGTTTAG
- the cysS gene encoding cysteine--tRNA ligase, with protein sequence MRELKVYNSITGAKEVFKPIHQGNVGMYVCGPTVYSNVHLGNVRTFMSFDFIYRSLTYFGYKVRYVRNITDAGHLTDDGDVNNDRFVKQSRLEKLEPMEIVQKYTVDFHKVLETFNLLPPTIEPTATGHILEQIQLTQDLILKGFAYESNGSVYFDVQEYNSRGLNYGELSKRNIEELFANTRDLDGQGEKKNPQDFALWKAASPAHIMRWNSPWGAGFPGWHLECTAMSTKYLGDQFDIHGGGMDLKFPHHECEIAQGKACNGVAPVNYWMHANMLTMNAQRMSKSTGNYILPMELVNGDNDFFEKAFHPSIVRFNFMQAHYRSVLDISNDAMIASEKGYNRLMDALSILENVTTTAEISSFDLALWKEKCLEALADDFNSPILIAHLFEAVNFIFKLKDGKETLTAGHLEDLRTFMNEIVFDVLGLQTIEESGNSKLDETLQVLIDLRTQAKKARNFELSDQIRDRLLQKGIQLKDGREGTTYSII encoded by the coding sequence ATGAGAGAACTTAAAGTCTATAACTCTATTACCGGAGCAAAGGAAGTTTTTAAACCAATTCATCAAGGCAATGTCGGTATGTATGTTTGCGGTCCTACCGTTTACAGTAATGTTCATTTGGGTAACGTCCGTACCTTTATGTCCTTCGATTTTATCTACAGATCACTTACCTACTTCGGATATAAGGTGCGTTATGTGCGCAACATAACCGATGCAGGTCACCTTACCGATGACGGTGATGTGAATAATGACCGTTTTGTTAAACAGTCCAGGCTTGAAAAGCTTGAGCCTATGGAGATCGTACAGAAATATACCGTCGACTTTCACAAGGTCCTGGAAACATTCAATCTTTTACCGCCAACCATTGAACCTACGGCAACGGGTCACATCCTGGAGCAGATTCAACTTACGCAGGATCTTATATTAAAAGGTTTCGCTTACGAAAGCAACGGTTCGGTTTATTTTGATGTTCAGGAGTACAACAGCCGGGGTTTGAACTATGGCGAACTTTCCAAACGGAATATTGAAGAGCTTTTTGCCAATACACGTGATCTTGACGGCCAGGGGGAGAAGAAGAATCCACAGGACTTTGCGCTTTGGAAAGCAGCTTCACCTGCACATATTATGCGCTGGAATTCGCCGTGGGGTGCGGGGTTTCCTGGTTGGCACCTGGAGTGTACAGCAATGTCAACTAAGTATTTAGGTGATCAGTTCGATATTCACGGTGGGGGCATGGATCTGAAATTTCCACATCATGAATGTGAAATCGCTCAGGGAAAAGCCTGTAACGGGGTTGCGCCGGTTAATTACTGGATGCACGCCAATATGCTCACAATGAATGCGCAAAGGATGAGTAAATCCACGGGAAACTACATCCTGCCTATGGAATTGGTAAACGGAGACAACGATTTTTTTGAAAAAGCTTTTCATCCAAGTATTGTCCGGTTCAATTTTATGCAGGCACATTACAGAAGCGTTCTGGATATCTCTAATGATGCAATGATTGCCAGCGAGAAGGGGTATAACCGCCTTATGGATGCGTTGTCAATTCTTGAAAATGTCACCACTACTGCGGAAATATCGTCATTTGATCTTGCTCTGTGGAAGGAGAAATGTTTGGAAGCGTTAGCCGATGATTTTAACTCGCCTATACTAATTGCTCATTTGTTTGAAGCTGTGAATTTTATTTTTAAACTGAAAGACGGCAAAGAAACATTAACTGCTGGTCATTTAGAAGATTTGCGAACCTTTATGAATGAAATTGTTTTTGATGTGCTGGGCCTTCAGACAATTGAAGAGAGCGGGAACAGTAAACTGGACGAAACGCTGCAGGTATTGATCGACCTAAGAACACAGGCGAAGAAAGCCAGAAACTTTGAACTGTCAGACCAGATCCGTGACCGTCTTCTCCAAAAAGGGATTCAGTTAAAAGATGGACGGGAAGGAACCACCTATTCTATCATCTGA